GGCATGAGCAGATTTTCCTGCTATTTTTAGATGCAGGTGGCCTGACCCTTTTCGTTCTATAACAACAGAGCCGTCGGCTCTACCTGCCTCCATGTTGAAAACAGCTTCTGCGTTGCTTACAATTTCTTTGATAATAGCTTTTGAAGTTGGAGAACCGATTTCTTCGTCCGCAGTGAAGAGAGCTTGAACAGGTACATCGGTGATGCCTGCTTCATGCAACGCTTCAAGTACAAAAACCATTAAGGCAATTCCGCCTTTCATATCTGCAACGCCTGGGCCGTAGCATCTATTGGTTTTCGGGTCGTTAACAAAGGGGCGTTTTTTAGTTGTTCCGGCAGGAAAAACCGTATCGCGATGTCCCATTAATAAGATGGGACGTTGTTTTGCGTTGCCATTCAGCGTTGCAAGAATTTGGTTGCCAAATTGCTCTTGCGTAAAGATCTGCGTGGGTATTTTCTTTTGAGCTAGACGGCTAATAATGATCTCTCCAACAATATCGTTGTCAGCTTTGTCCCATGAGTAGCTATCTGTGTTTACAAGTTGCTCAAGAAATTGAAAAAGATTTGATTCGTGATCTTCAAGGTATGCGAGAACTTGATGAGTTCTAGAACTAATCATTACGCTATCCTCTTGTTTTTGTTCGCAAGTGCAA
This sequence is a window from Halodesulfovibrio sp. MK-HDV. Protein-coding genes within it:
- a CDS encoding M20 family metallopeptidase, which codes for MISSRTHQVLAYLEDHESNLFQFLEQLVNTDSYSWDKADNDIVGEIIISRLAQKKIPTQIFTQEQFGNQILATLNGNAKQRPILLMGHRDTVFPAGTTKKRPFVNDPKTNRCYGPGVADMKGGIALMVFVLEALHEAGITDVPVQALFTADEEIGSPTSKAIIKEIVSNAEAVFNMEAGRADGSVVIERKGSGHLHLKIAGKSAHAGLAFEHGISANTELAHKMISIQKLIDMAAGNTVNVGFIQGGDNGNVVSEHAEARIQFSFADLESADTLVEGLKSIAEQSFVAGTTSTLTGGVSFLPMTESVGNTHLYETVKSCGEALQTPVQGTATRGAADAGLPSSMGIPTICGMGPVGGNYHTPEEYIETHTLLERGKLLAASILAVTKNNS